The Vibrio tasmaniensis genome includes a region encoding these proteins:
- a CDS encoding MFS transporter, with protein sequence MNRNVWLLSLCQALLMTGNILLISVIGLIGKQIAPSVSMITLPVALQFLGLMAATIPASLISGKLGRKRGFSIGNVVGITGASLATYALSQQHFYLFCFATFLLGIGIGFGTLYRFAAIEVCDENARHRAISISMAGGVLAAVLGPNLAIMSQQWSQDGLYIGAFASLIGLNILALLILQTIQFPKVSFNSQAPKSDPLSVIVKAPNFIGAVFAAMVAYAVMNILMTATPLAMIGCGFDFTKAAGVIEWHVLGMFVPAFFTGSLIEKFGSRMMILAGGVLFVVSIAINIHGVSIWHFRTALVVLGVGWNFMFIAATGLFSQSYQSQNKAKAQAFNEFIVFGCVTITAMLSGWLESTVGWQNLNVYVLPFVLAVIVIFAFSAKVSRVENSRY encoded by the coding sequence ATGAATAGAAACGTTTGGCTGCTCTCGTTGTGTCAGGCTTTATTGATGACGGGTAACATATTACTGATTTCTGTGATTGGCTTGATAGGCAAACAGATAGCCCCCAGTGTCAGCATGATTACTTTGCCCGTTGCGTTACAGTTTTTGGGCTTAATGGCAGCCACCATTCCTGCGTCTTTAATTTCGGGTAAGTTAGGGCGAAAACGAGGGTTTAGTATCGGTAATGTCGTTGGCATTACAGGGGCTAGCCTTGCCACTTACGCGTTGTCTCAACAACACTTTTATCTGTTCTGCTTCGCCACATTTTTGCTTGGGATAGGTATCGGTTTTGGTACGCTTTATCGTTTCGCTGCAATTGAAGTGTGTGATGAAAATGCTCGCCATCGTGCGATATCTATCTCCATGGCTGGTGGCGTTTTAGCCGCAGTATTAGGGCCAAATTTGGCGATTATGTCGCAACAGTGGTCGCAAGATGGTTTGTATATTGGTGCTTTTGCTTCTTTGATTGGATTGAACATTCTTGCGTTACTCATCTTACAAACCATTCAATTCCCAAAAGTCTCTTTTAATAGTCAGGCGCCTAAATCTGATCCTCTTAGTGTGATAGTGAAAGCGCCTAACTTTATTGGCGCAGTGTTTGCCGCCATGGTCGCTTACGCGGTGATGAATATCCTGATGACTGCAACGCCATTGGCAATGATTGGTTGTGGCTTTGACTTTACGAAAGCAGCCGGTGTGATTGAGTGGCATGTGTTGGGTATGTTTGTACCTGCATTTTTTACCGGCTCACTCATCGAGAAATTCGGTTCAAGAATGATGATCCTTGCGGGTGGTGTGTTATTTGTGGTGAGTATCGCCATCAATATCCATGGCGTATCAATTTGGCACTTCAGGACGGCTTTGGTTGTACTTGGTGTGGGTTGGAACTTTATGTTCATCGCCGCAACAGGATTGTTTAGTCAGTCTTACCAATCGCAAAACAAAGCCAAGGCACAAGCGTTTAATGAATTTATTGTTTTTGGTTGTGTGACGATTACAGCCATGCTCTCTGGCTGGTTAGAGTCAACTGTGGGGTGGCAAAACCTCAATGTTTACGTGTTGCCTTTCGTGCTAGCAGTAATTGTAATTTTTGCTTTTAGTGCAAAAGTATCTAGGGTTGAAAATAGCAGGTACTAA